Proteins co-encoded in one Scomber scombrus chromosome 14, fScoSco1.1, whole genome shotgun sequence genomic window:
- the c14h11orf54 gene encoding ester hydrolase C11orf54 homolog codes for MADVSKTEKVQLHTPGLEELRGVLQTGLEKNFAEVQVGVVECPDLTKDPFQFPVKGLCGNPRITDVGGVPYLVPLVHKHKEYNMNTVSKEVELPGAFILGAAGAPSRIVGMNAELMPLVLTEAEGRPAVNSSYFSSINPADGQCLQEKYSDRFSDCNFGLLGNLYACEGKPGKVIEVRAKKRTGDHSLVTALRKTLEDHYPDKSLALGGTFIIQKGKAKIHIMPREFSACPLNSNDEVNNWLKHFEVSAPLICQSVLVSRDPGLDLRVEHTHCFSHHGEGGHYYIDTTPDAVEYLGYFMPAEFVFRIDRPKETHTVGRD; via the exons ATGGCTGATGTCAGCAAAACTGAGAAAGTTCAGCTGCACACTCCAGGTCTGGAGGAACTGCGCGGAG TATTACAAACAGGACTCGAGAAGAACTTTGCAGAAGTTCAGGTTGGTGTTGTTGAGTGTCCAGATCTCACCAAAGATCCCTTCCAGTTTCCTGTCAAAG GCTTGTGTGGAAATCCTCGCATCACAGATGTCGGTGGTGTACCGTACCTGGTGCCCTTGGTTCACAAGCACAAG GAGTACAACATGAACACTGTATCAAAGGAGGTGGAGTTGCCGGGAGCGTTCATCCTAGGTGCAGCAGGTGCTCCCTCCAGAATCGTTGGGATGAATGCAGAA CTGATGCCTCTGGTTCTGACCGAAGCGGAGGGAAGGCCCGCAGTGAACAGCAGCTACTTCTCCTCCATCAATCCAGCTGACGGCCAGTGTTTACAAGAGAAATACAGCGACAGATTCTCCGACTGCAACTTCGGACTGCTGGGCAATCTGTATGCTTGTGAAGGGAAGCCTGGAAAG GTCATAGAGGTGCGAGCCAAGAAGAGAACAGGAGATCACAGTCTCGTGACGGCCTTGAGGAAGACTCTCGAAGATCATTACCCTGATAAAAGCCTGGCTCTGGGAGGCACCTTCATCATCCAGAAAGGCAAAGCTAAAATCCATATCATG CCAAGAGAGTTCTCAGCCTGCCCCCTCAACTCCAACGATGAGGTCAACAACTGGCTCAAGCACTTTGAGGTCAGCGCCCCACTCATCTGCCAGTCAGTGCTCGTATCCAGAGACCCT GGTTTAGACCTGCGTGTAGAGCACACTCACTGCTTCAGTCACCATGGAGAAGGTGGCCACTACTACATAGACACCACACCCGACGCTGTGGAGTACCTGGGCTACTTCATGCCTGCAGAGTTTGTCTTCCGCATCGACAGGCCTAAAGAGACCCACACAGTTGGACGAGACTGA